One window of Raphanus sativus cultivar WK10039 unplaced genomic scaffold, ASM80110v3 Scaffold1727, whole genome shotgun sequence genomic DNA carries:
- the LOC108859557 gene encoding uncharacterized protein LOC108859557 isoform X1 — protein sequence MTRKKNKSTPVTSMKILKEEPTSVPTFSCFSKVNPPRYNMLPTETDLHLPKREGTSVAYELELASEELVVNALVECESQPPNVIAHLAPLKQLFATSYSDDKFSIAVQRFGDTIVLSPTLGDINVDEANLLCNFRTLSLVQSCRCDPNSHPLIESEPPPTMQDLLNCEFEGLTLFVVNELLLAKSENGLTSLHLWDEKFTNATTWMDAWIGNVIANVPEVTVCYHEKGTVIDYLSLKTSEIPSEKGIVSADGMVLHHGLKVLRFLHLHCKEERTVYRLFRKDDELFLELPGGKIRQSPLTIRSSRVFQRFADKYLDKEDFDQAKTAYCNALATCKNFPPSRVAVLANLGLGRVETIRAEQLATKGAPAYMQVLMKASSYYEEAMSGVQAYPDDDELKQVIYKELGSHYTNYALLLSVHTAVVGTVEAAFQKAFRIYESTTLKETCRTEASQCYDYYSVFQRRICLQYLKKSKSSKASKGARVAEIYFRKSLECIAGPETDHLLFSSRLIEMASHYCDMYDMQPIPKTLKSAMSILLDCAKIPEEHEDAWKSNVVSLWTVLQRVLEELSTKHESGTKKLYEKVMQVSPSVSELKEIEDMWKTLSNA from the exons ATGACtaggaagaaaaataaaagtaccCCGGTGACATCAATGAAAATCCTCAAAGAGGAACCGACCTCAGTTCCAACTTTCAGTTGTTTTAGCAAAGTAAATCCTCCAAGGTACAACATGCTTCCAACCGAGACAGATCTTCATCTTCCAAAAAGAG AAGGTACATCCGTTGCTTACGAACTAGAACTTGCTAGTGAAGAACTTGTTGTCAACGCTTTAGTGGAGTGCGAATCCCAGCCGCCGAACGTGATTGCCCATCTCGCTCCTCTCAAGCAACTATTTGCCACATCATACTCAGACGATAAATTCTCTATAGCTGTGCAGCGTTTTGGCGATACCATCGTGTTGAGTCCTACTCT AGGTGACATAAATGTGGATGAAGCAAATTTGCTTTGTAATTTTAGGACGCTGAGTTTGGTGCAGTCCTGTCGTTGTGATCCAAATAGTCACCCACTGATAGAGAGTGAGCCGCCGCCAACCATGCAGGATCTACTAAATTGCGAATTCGAGGGGCTCACACTTTTCGTTGTTAACGAGTTGCTTCTGGCTAAAAGCGAAAATGGCTTAACAAGCTTGCATCTGTGGGATGAAAAG TTTACCAATGCCACGACGTGGATGGATGCTTGGATTGGAAATGTGATAGCAAACGTGCCAGAAGTCACCGTTTGCTATCACGAGAAGGGAACAGTCATTGATTACTTGTCGTTGAAGACATCTGAGATACCTTCAGAAAAAGGAATCGTATCTGCCGATGGTATGGTTCTGCATCACGGGCTTAAAGTGCTTCGGTTTCTGCATCTGCATTGCAAAGAAGAGCGTACAGTTTATAGg CTTTTCCGAAAGGATGATGAGCTTTTCCTCGAGCTTCCAGGAGGCAAGATTCGTCAGTCTCCTCTTACTATACGTAGTAGTCGGGTTTTTCAAAGATTTGCGGATAAATATTTGGACAAGGAAGATTTTGATCAAGCTAAAACGGCGTATTGTAATGCTCTGGCAACCTGCAAGAATTTTCCCCCGTCCAGGGTCGCTGTACTAGCCAACCTCGGTCTAGGTCGAGTGGAAACAATTCGAGCCGAACAGTTAGCTACCAAGGGGGCACCTGCCTACATGCAAGTTTTGATGAAGGCATCATCCTATTACGAGGAAGCGATGAGTGGTGTTCAAGCCTATCCAGACGATGATGAACTGAAGCAGGTTATTTACAAGGAGCTTGGTTCGCATTATACCAACTACGCACTTCTATTATCAGTACACACAGCGGTGGTTGGAACAGTGGAAGCTGCCTTCCAAAAAGCATTCCGTATATACGAATCAACAACTTTGAAAGAAACATGCAGAACAGAAGCTTCACAATGTTACGATTACTATTCTGTATTTCAGAGACGTATTTGCTTACAATATTTGAAGAAGAGCAAGTCGAGTAAAGCCAGCAAGGGAGCTAGAGTTGCAGAGATATATTTTCGAAAATCATTGGAGTGTATTGCAGGACCCGAGACTGACCACCTACTCTTCTCGTCCCGTCTAATAGAGATGGCTTCGCATTACTGTGACATGTACGACATGCAACCCATCCCTAAG ACTCTCAAGTCAGCCATGTCAATTCTTCTCGACTGTGCTAAAATTCCGGAGGAACATGAAGATGCATGGAAAAGCAACGTGGTCTCTCTGTGGACCGTTTTGCAGAGGGTCCTAGAGGAACTATCGACCAAGCATGAATCGGGTACTAAGAAACTGTATGAAAAAGTGATGCAGGTCTCACCAAGTGTGAGCGAGTTGAAGGAAATTGAAGACATGTGGAAAACGTTGTCTAATGCATGA
- the LOC108859557 gene encoding uncharacterized protein LOC108859557 isoform X2 has translation MTRKKNKSTPVTSMKILKEEPTSVPTFSCFSKVNPPRYNMLPTETDLHLPKRGTSVAYELELASEELVVNALVECESQPPNVIAHLAPLKQLFATSYSDDKFSIAVQRFGDTIVLSPTLGDINVDEANLLCNFRTLSLVQSCRCDPNSHPLIESEPPPTMQDLLNCEFEGLTLFVVNELLLAKSENGLTSLHLWDEKFTNATTWMDAWIGNVIANVPEVTVCYHEKGTVIDYLSLKTSEIPSEKGIVSADGMVLHHGLKVLRFLHLHCKEERTVYRLFRKDDELFLELPGGKIRQSPLTIRSSRVFQRFADKYLDKEDFDQAKTAYCNALATCKNFPPSRVAVLANLGLGRVETIRAEQLATKGAPAYMQVLMKASSYYEEAMSGVQAYPDDDELKQVIYKELGSHYTNYALLLSVHTAVVGTVEAAFQKAFRIYESTTLKETCRTEASQCYDYYSVFQRRICLQYLKKSKSSKASKGARVAEIYFRKSLECIAGPETDHLLFSSRLIEMASHYCDMYDMQPIPKTLKSAMSILLDCAKIPEEHEDAWKSNVVSLWTVLQRVLEELSTKHESGTKKLYEKVMQVSPSVSELKEIEDMWKTLSNA, from the exons ATGACtaggaagaaaaataaaagtaccCCGGTGACATCAATGAAAATCCTCAAAGAGGAACCGACCTCAGTTCCAACTTTCAGTTGTTTTAGCAAAGTAAATCCTCCAAGGTACAACATGCTTCCAACCGAGACAGATCTTCATCTTCCAAAAAGAG GTACATCCGTTGCTTACGAACTAGAACTTGCTAGTGAAGAACTTGTTGTCAACGCTTTAGTGGAGTGCGAATCCCAGCCGCCGAACGTGATTGCCCATCTCGCTCCTCTCAAGCAACTATTTGCCACATCATACTCAGACGATAAATTCTCTATAGCTGTGCAGCGTTTTGGCGATACCATCGTGTTGAGTCCTACTCT AGGTGACATAAATGTGGATGAAGCAAATTTGCTTTGTAATTTTAGGACGCTGAGTTTGGTGCAGTCCTGTCGTTGTGATCCAAATAGTCACCCACTGATAGAGAGTGAGCCGCCGCCAACCATGCAGGATCTACTAAATTGCGAATTCGAGGGGCTCACACTTTTCGTTGTTAACGAGTTGCTTCTGGCTAAAAGCGAAAATGGCTTAACAAGCTTGCATCTGTGGGATGAAAAG TTTACCAATGCCACGACGTGGATGGATGCTTGGATTGGAAATGTGATAGCAAACGTGCCAGAAGTCACCGTTTGCTATCACGAGAAGGGAACAGTCATTGATTACTTGTCGTTGAAGACATCTGAGATACCTTCAGAAAAAGGAATCGTATCTGCCGATGGTATGGTTCTGCATCACGGGCTTAAAGTGCTTCGGTTTCTGCATCTGCATTGCAAAGAAGAGCGTACAGTTTATAGg CTTTTCCGAAAGGATGATGAGCTTTTCCTCGAGCTTCCAGGAGGCAAGATTCGTCAGTCTCCTCTTACTATACGTAGTAGTCGGGTTTTTCAAAGATTTGCGGATAAATATTTGGACAAGGAAGATTTTGATCAAGCTAAAACGGCGTATTGTAATGCTCTGGCAACCTGCAAGAATTTTCCCCCGTCCAGGGTCGCTGTACTAGCCAACCTCGGTCTAGGTCGAGTGGAAACAATTCGAGCCGAACAGTTAGCTACCAAGGGGGCACCTGCCTACATGCAAGTTTTGATGAAGGCATCATCCTATTACGAGGAAGCGATGAGTGGTGTTCAAGCCTATCCAGACGATGATGAACTGAAGCAGGTTATTTACAAGGAGCTTGGTTCGCATTATACCAACTACGCACTTCTATTATCAGTACACACAGCGGTGGTTGGAACAGTGGAAGCTGCCTTCCAAAAAGCATTCCGTATATACGAATCAACAACTTTGAAAGAAACATGCAGAACAGAAGCTTCACAATGTTACGATTACTATTCTGTATTTCAGAGACGTATTTGCTTACAATATTTGAAGAAGAGCAAGTCGAGTAAAGCCAGCAAGGGAGCTAGAGTTGCAGAGATATATTTTCGAAAATCATTGGAGTGTATTGCAGGACCCGAGACTGACCACCTACTCTTCTCGTCCCGTCTAATAGAGATGGCTTCGCATTACTGTGACATGTACGACATGCAACCCATCCCTAAG ACTCTCAAGTCAGCCATGTCAATTCTTCTCGACTGTGCTAAAATTCCGGAGGAACATGAAGATGCATGGAAAAGCAACGTGGTCTCTCTGTGGACCGTTTTGCAGAGGGTCCTAGAGGAACTATCGACCAAGCATGAATCGGGTACTAAGAAACTGTATGAAAAAGTGATGCAGGTCTCACCAAGTGTGAGCGAGTTGAAGGAAATTGAAGACATGTGGAAAACGTTGTCTAATGCATGA
- the LOC130494311 gene encoding uncharacterized protein At3g17950-like isoform X3 — MFHPLPPSLPSLPLILIQRSITLGTLMGLSFSATMPMMPFRASSHRHVSPSLTTSDATTRNQRKRPSSNSAERQRRRKWWRFCRDDDEGPRNVMQRGAGDCSRRSSLGEYLEVERRFGDEAVYGSAEVELEDAVARYREQQPAVAERALFADGRVLPPAEIVTGESTPEATALCRFPVSLTGICSGGG, encoded by the exons ATGTTCCATCCTCTCCCACCATCTCTTCCGTCTCTTCCTCTGATCTTGATACAGAG AAGCATCACACTCGGGACGCTCATGGGACTTAGTTTCTCAGCAACCATGCCCATGATGCCCTTCAGAGCTTCTTCCCACCGACACGTGTCACCCTCCCTTACAACCTCCGACGCAACAACTCGCAACCAGAGGAAACGTCCTTCTTCGAACTCAGCTGAGCGGCAGCGACGCCGCAAGTGGTGGCGCTTTTGCCGAGACGACGACGAGGGTCCCAGAAACGTGATGCAACGCGGGGCCGGAGATTGCAGTAGACGTTCGTCTCTCGGGGAGTATCTGGAGGTGGAGCGGAGGTTTGGAGATGAAGCCGTCTACGGCTCAGCCGAGGTGGAGCTAGAGGATGCGGTGGCGCGTTACCGGGAACAGCAGCCTGCGGTGGCGGAACGGGCGTTGTTCGCCGACGGGAGGGTTCTTCCTCCGGCTGAGATTGTAACCGGAGAAAGTACACCGGAGGCTACGGCACTTTGTAGATTCCCGGTTTCCTTAACCGGTATATGCAGCGGAGGAGGGTGA
- the LOC130494311 gene encoding uncharacterized protein At3g17950-like isoform X2, with the protein MGLSFSATMPMMPFRASSHRHVSPSLTTSDATTRNQRKRPSSNSAERQRRRKWWRFCRDDDEGPRNVMQRGAGDCSRRSSLGEYLEVERRFGDEAVYGSAEVELEDAVARYREQQPAVAERALFADGRVLPPAEIVTGESTPEATALCRFPVSLTGICSGGG; encoded by the coding sequence ATGGGACTTAGTTTCTCAGCAACCATGCCCATGATGCCCTTCAGAGCTTCTTCCCACCGACACGTGTCACCCTCCCTTACAACCTCCGACGCAACAACTCGCAACCAGAGGAAACGTCCTTCTTCGAACTCAGCTGAGCGGCAGCGACGCCGCAAGTGGTGGCGCTTTTGCCGAGACGACGACGAGGGTCCCAGAAACGTGATGCAACGCGGGGCCGGAGATTGCAGTAGACGTTCGTCTCTCGGGGAGTATCTGGAGGTGGAGCGGAGGTTTGGAGATGAAGCCGTCTACGGCTCAGCCGAGGTGGAGCTAGAGGATGCGGTGGCGCGTTACCGGGAACAGCAGCCTGCGGTGGCGGAACGGGCGTTGTTCGCCGACGGGAGGGTTCTTCCTCCGGCTGAGATTGTAACCGGAGAAAGTACACCGGAGGCTACGGCACTTTGTAGATTCCCGGTTTCCTTAACCGGTATATGCAGCGGAGGAGGGTGA
- the LOC130494311 gene encoding uncharacterized protein At3g17950-like isoform X1, with product MQDPRNHVPSSPTISSVSSSDLDTESTGSFFHDRSITLGTLMGLSFSATMPMMPFRASSHRHVSPSLTTSDATTRNQRKRPSSNSAERQRRRKWWRFCRDDDEGPRNVMQRGAGDCSRRSSLGEYLEVERRFGDEAVYGSAEVELEDAVARYREQQPAVAERALFADGRVLPPAEIVTGESTPEATALCRFPVSLTGICSGGG from the exons ATGCAAGATCCACGCAATCATGTTCCATCCTCTCCCACCATCTCTTCCGTCTCTTCCTCTGATCTTGATACAGAG TCTACAGGATCCTTCTTCCATGACAGAAGCATCACACTCGGGACGCTCATGGGACTTAGTTTCTCAGCAACCATGCCCATGATGCCCTTCAGAGCTTCTTCCCACCGACACGTGTCACCCTCCCTTACAACCTCCGACGCAACAACTCGCAACCAGAGGAAACGTCCTTCTTCGAACTCAGCTGAGCGGCAGCGACGCCGCAAGTGGTGGCGCTTTTGCCGAGACGACGACGAGGGTCCCAGAAACGTGATGCAACGCGGGGCCGGAGATTGCAGTAGACGTTCGTCTCTCGGGGAGTATCTGGAGGTGGAGCGGAGGTTTGGAGATGAAGCCGTCTACGGCTCAGCCGAGGTGGAGCTAGAGGATGCGGTGGCGCGTTACCGGGAACAGCAGCCTGCGGTGGCGGAACGGGCGTTGTTCGCCGACGGGAGGGTTCTTCCTCCGGCTGAGATTGTAACCGGAGAAAGTACACCGGAGGCTACGGCACTTTGTAGATTCCCGGTTTCCTTAACCGGTATATGCAGCGGAGGAGGGTGA